The Hemicordylus capensis ecotype Gifberg chromosome 6, rHemCap1.1.pri, whole genome shotgun sequence genome window below encodes:
- the FBRS gene encoding probable fibrosin-1 isoform X5, whose amino-acid sequence MEGTAAAPAPCWSGGGGSSGRARRQRRCSRRDRESRCTRRRGGRPRDASHRGLLSSSSSGSDSEGPSPPVPVAPGKGRSLQRRRRRPLRRRKRASGSSCSHEEEEEEEEEEEDLIDGFAIASFVSLEALEKDATLKTPERLELRMKHSGKRKRGEGNNSEPEDEDRSLEKGRSRGCGGERAPRKRSKRRHKEPSLQSYLETGYICDTESDPEEQASIDDLEQSFTVSTSKAASGPIGALNGSCEAKLSVIPKVSGLERSQERNYEADRDPLLVPFLPKDPPSQAAAVSVPAQALPPSPPAPPPTRTRSQTPNAVRGTPQPKGQLPPTLQGGAVPHSLGQSHLHMKVPPFASQTQAPYAVGLDLSTGGCSRSTAHPKPILPPCSPSSSQLPHRPPTPSLALPPHAFPPTVRPHSHHHPGMFTPSPGLPPPPPLLQVAGHPAAAAAISGQELIRQELSSQFLTAQGGADMGAAAIRPFFQFHQHNHQHQHTHQHTHQHFTPFPPGMVPTPTPAMYEKYPGKMDGLLRHNFYPAPFPPTVSGISAVTFGSLQGAFQPKSTNPDLPSRLGAVPPSLSQKGTQLTDPFRPTLRLMQGDPHKLDFRNDLLTCMPGPGTFGSLPHGQELTRPATLFTASGTVHPGSGSSFGPASTPHGSFLSPSPHIDPFGRPPSFASLGALSNGAFGGLGNPSFNPSSVFGQKDSPGAPAYPSPHDAWNRLHRTPSSFPTAPAWPKGATGDGAERGGAQHDKESEKPEGPVIKDEKDRDALFSRHPLRASPATPTPKNPALVHEDPPGRTHMPTEREHRYGSPASSGHTSRSPYPEPPLKKEVKVKEEPELTGFEGALRTGAPFHSTLHVSHPLGTLAVFERPPAGTGGSVSPYLVAGPPSAASYAALEAWREPYHRGLELHPLQRLPRYLETPSPAAAAAEDYERARLYGLAPAPHPSLMAYPRHQNGLLAKATPSATAAAVGLLSAPPPLIPASNARPCSPRRATDIRELAAAYKDRDSR is encoded by the exons ATGGAAGGAACAGCGGCTGCTCCTGCCCCATGCTGGAgcgggggaggaggcagcagtggcagagcaCGAAGGCAGCGGCGTTGCTCACGGCGGGACCGTGAGAGTCGTTGCACTCGCCGTCGAGGAGGCCGTCCCAGGGATGCTTCCCACCGAGGTCTCTTGTCGTCGTCCTCTTCAGGTTCGGACAGTGAGGGCCCCTCTCCCCCTGTCCCTGTGGCTCCTGGGAAAGGCCGCTCcctgcagcggcggcggcggcgacccCTCCGACGGCGGAAGAGAGCTTCTGGATCTTCCTGCAgtcatgaggaggaagaggaggaggaggaggaggaggaggacctcaTTGATGGCTTTGCCATTGCCAGCTTTGTCAGCCTTGAAGCACTTGAG AAGGATGCAACCCTGAAGACCCCAGAGCGGTTGGAGCTTCGGATGAAGCATTCCGGAAAGAGAAAACGGGGCGAGGGAAATAATTCTGAGCCAGAGGATGAGGACAGGAGTTTGGAGAAAGGTCGCAGCCGGGGCTGTGGAGGGGAGAGAGCACCGAGAAAACGTAGCAAGAGGCGGCACAAAGAG CCTTCTCTTCAATCCTACCTGGAAACTGGATATATA TGTGATACAGAAAGTGACCCAGAGGAGCAG GCCTCCATTGATGACCTCGAACAGTCATTCACTGTCTCAACCAGCAAAG CAGCCTCGGGACCCATTGGTGCATTAAATGGGAGCTGTGAAGCCAAACTCTCTGTGATCCCTAAAGTCTCCGGCCTGGAACGGAGCCAGGAACGCAACTATGAGGCCGACCGGGACCCCCTGCTAGTGCCTTTCCTGCCCAAGGACCCTCCTTCTCAGGCAGCCGCAGTCTCTGTTCCAGCTCAGGCCTTGCCCCCCAGTCCTCCTGCCCCACCTCCCACCAGGACTCGGTCTCAGACGCCTAATGCTGTTCGTGGGACACCCCAGCCCAAAGGCCAGCTGCCTCCAACACTTCAGGGGGGAGCCGTTCCCCACAGCCTTGGCCAGAGCCATCTGCACATGAAGGTACCACCCTTTGCCAGCCAGACACAGGCACCATACGCTGTAGGGCTGGACCTCAGCACCGGAGG GTGCAGCCGCAGCACAGCTCACCCCAAGCCCATCCTCCCTCCGTGCTCCCCTTCTTCCTCTCAGCTCCCTCAccgaccccccaccccctcactggCCCTGCCTCCCCACGCCTTTCCGCCCACTGTTCGTCcccattcccaccaccacccgggCATGTTCACCCCCTCGCCTGGCCTTCCGCCGCCACCCCCGCTGCTTCAAGTTGCCGGACACCCAGCTGCAGCCGCTGCCATATCTG GACAAGAGCTAATTCGCCAAGAACTGAGTTCCCAATTCCTGACAGCGCAAGGTGGAGCCGACATGGGAGCTGCCGCTATCCGCCCATTTTTCCAGTTCCACCAGCAcaaccaccagcaccagcacacCCACCAGCACACCCACCAGCACTTCACCCCGTTCCCGCCAGGCATGGTGCCCACACCCACTCCAGCCATG TATGAGAAATATCCTGGCAAGATGGATGGGCTTCTGAGGCATAAT TTTTATCCTGCGCCATTCCCCCCAACCGTGTCGGGGATCTCCGCTGTGACTTTTGGCTCCCTGCAGGGGGCGTTCCAACCTAAG AGCACTAACCCTGACCTGCCATCCCGGCTAGGCGCTGTCCCACCCAGCTTGTCCCAGAAAGGCACCCAG CTCACGGACCCCTTCAGGCCGACACTGAGA ctgatgcaGGGTGATCCCCACAAATTGGATTTCCGGAACGACCTCCTCACTTGCATGCCTGGCCCTGGAACCTTtggcagcttgccccacggcCAGGAGCTGACACGCCCTGCCACCCTTTTCACGGCCTCTG GTACTGTCCACCCAGGCAGCGGCTCCTCCTTTGGTCCTGCCAGCACCCCTCACGGCTCCTTCCTCAGCCCCAGCCCCCACATTG ATCCCTTTGGCAGGCCCCCCAGCTTCGCTTCGCTGGGGGCACTCTCCAATGGGGCTTTTGGGGGCCTAGGCAACCCATCCTTCA accctagctcTGTATTTGGgcagaaggacagccctggcgcTCCAGCCTACCCCAGCCCCCAtgatgcatggaaccggctgcaCCGCACAccctcttccttccccactgccccagccTGGCCCAAAGGCGCCACTGGAGATGGGGCTGAGCGCGGAGGTGCCCAGCACGACAAGGAGAGTGAGAAGCCAGAAGGGCCAGTGATCAAGGATGAAAAGGACAG AGATGCCCTCTTCTCCCGCCATCCACTGCGTGCCTCTCCAGCCACACCCACCCCAAAGAACCCAGCACTGGTCCATGAGGACCCCCCAGGCCGGACCCACATGCCAACGGAGCGTGAGCACCGCTATGGTAGCCCCGCAAGTTCAGGTCACACCTCTCGCTCACCTTATCCAGAGCCACCTTTGAAGAAGGAAGTGAAGGTCAAGGAAGAGCCTGAGTTGACCGGGTTTGAGGGGGCGTTGCGCACAGGGGCTCCCTTCCACAGTACCCTGCATGTTTCCCACCCCCTGGGGACACTGGCTGTGTTTGAGCGACCCCCGGCTGGGACTGGTGGAAGTGTCTCCCCATACTTGGTAGCCGGCCCTCCCTCGGCTGCCTCCTATGCTGCGCTCGAAGCTTGGCGTGAGCCCTACCACCGAGGGCTGGAATTGCACCCGCTCCAGCGCCTGCCCCGCTACCTGGAGACCCCAtcgcctgctgccgctgctgctgaggACTACGAACGGGCCCGATTATATGGCCTGGCAcccgcaccccaccccagcctgaTGGCCTACCCCCGCCATCAAAACGGGCTCCTGGCAAAAGCCACCCCCTCGGCCACAGCTGCGGCTGTCGGACTCCTGAGTGCCCCCCCGCCTCTCATCCCTGCTTCAAATGCTCGGCCCTGTTCCCCTCGGCGTGCCACTGACATCCGGGAACTGGCAGCTGCCTACAAGGACCGGGACTCCAGATAG
- the FBRS gene encoding probable fibrosin-1 isoform X4, translated as MEGTAAAPAPCWSGGGGSSGRARRQRRCSRRDRESRCTRRRGGRPRDASHRGLLSSSSSGSDSEGPSPPVPVAPGKGRSLQRRRRRPLRRRKRASGSSCSHEEEEEEEEEEEDLIDGFAIASFVSLEALEKDATLKTPERLELRMKHSGKRKRGEGNNSEPEDEDRSLEKGRSRGCGGERAPRKRSKRRHKEPSLQSYLETGYICDTESDPEEQASIDDLEQSFTVSTSKAASGPIGALNGSCEAKLSVIPKVSGLERSQERNYEADRDPLLVPFLPKDPPSQAAAVSVPAQALPPSPPAPPPTRTRSQTPNAVRGTPQPKGQLPPTLQGGAVPHSLGQSHLHMKVPPFASQTQAPYAVGLDLSTGGCSRSTAHPKPILPPCSPSSSQLPHRPPTPSLALPPHAFPPTVRPHSHHHPGMFTPSPGLPPPPPLLQVAGHPAAAAAISGQELIRQELSSQFLTAQGGADMGAAAIRPFFQFHQHNHQHQHTHQHTHQHFTPFPPGMVPTPTPAMYEKYPGKMDGLLRHNFYPAPFPPTVSGISAVTFGSLQGAFQPKSTNPDLPSRLGAVPPSLSQKGTQLTDPFRPTLRKPGKWCAMHVRVAYMILRHQEKMKLMQGDPHKLDFRNDLLTCMPGPGTFGSLPHGQELTRPATLFTASGTVHPGSGSSFGPASTPHGSFLSPSPHIDPFGRPPSFASLGALSNGAFGGLGNPSFNPSSVFGQKDSPGAPAYPSPHDAWNRLHRTPSSFPTAPAWPKGATGDGAERGGAQHDKESEKPEGPVIKDEKDRDALFSRHPLRASPATPTPKNPALVHEDPPGRTHMPTEREHRYGSPASSGHTSRSPYPEPPLKKEVKVKEEPELTGFEGALRTGAPFHSTLHVSHPLGTLAVFERPPAGTGGSVSPYLVAGPPSAASYAALEAWREPYHRGLELHPLQRLPRYLETPSPAAAAAEDYERARLYGLAPAPHPSLMAYPRHQNGLLAKATPSATAAAVGLLSAPPPLIPASNARPCSPRRATDIRELAAAYKDRDSR; from the exons ATGGAAGGAACAGCGGCTGCTCCTGCCCCATGCTGGAgcgggggaggaggcagcagtggcagagcaCGAAGGCAGCGGCGTTGCTCACGGCGGGACCGTGAGAGTCGTTGCACTCGCCGTCGAGGAGGCCGTCCCAGGGATGCTTCCCACCGAGGTCTCTTGTCGTCGTCCTCTTCAGGTTCGGACAGTGAGGGCCCCTCTCCCCCTGTCCCTGTGGCTCCTGGGAAAGGCCGCTCcctgcagcggcggcggcggcgacccCTCCGACGGCGGAAGAGAGCTTCTGGATCTTCCTGCAgtcatgaggaggaagaggaggaggaggaggaggaggaggacctcaTTGATGGCTTTGCCATTGCCAGCTTTGTCAGCCTTGAAGCACTTGAG AAGGATGCAACCCTGAAGACCCCAGAGCGGTTGGAGCTTCGGATGAAGCATTCCGGAAAGAGAAAACGGGGCGAGGGAAATAATTCTGAGCCAGAGGATGAGGACAGGAGTTTGGAGAAAGGTCGCAGCCGGGGCTGTGGAGGGGAGAGAGCACCGAGAAAACGTAGCAAGAGGCGGCACAAAGAG CCTTCTCTTCAATCCTACCTGGAAACTGGATATATA TGTGATACAGAAAGTGACCCAGAGGAGCAG GCCTCCATTGATGACCTCGAACAGTCATTCACTGTCTCAACCAGCAAAG CAGCCTCGGGACCCATTGGTGCATTAAATGGGAGCTGTGAAGCCAAACTCTCTGTGATCCCTAAAGTCTCCGGCCTGGAACGGAGCCAGGAACGCAACTATGAGGCCGACCGGGACCCCCTGCTAGTGCCTTTCCTGCCCAAGGACCCTCCTTCTCAGGCAGCCGCAGTCTCTGTTCCAGCTCAGGCCTTGCCCCCCAGTCCTCCTGCCCCACCTCCCACCAGGACTCGGTCTCAGACGCCTAATGCTGTTCGTGGGACACCCCAGCCCAAAGGCCAGCTGCCTCCAACACTTCAGGGGGGAGCCGTTCCCCACAGCCTTGGCCAGAGCCATCTGCACATGAAGGTACCACCCTTTGCCAGCCAGACACAGGCACCATACGCTGTAGGGCTGGACCTCAGCACCGGAGG GTGCAGCCGCAGCACAGCTCACCCCAAGCCCATCCTCCCTCCGTGCTCCCCTTCTTCCTCTCAGCTCCCTCAccgaccccccaccccctcactggCCCTGCCTCCCCACGCCTTTCCGCCCACTGTTCGTCcccattcccaccaccacccgggCATGTTCACCCCCTCGCCTGGCCTTCCGCCGCCACCCCCGCTGCTTCAAGTTGCCGGACACCCAGCTGCAGCCGCTGCCATATCTG GACAAGAGCTAATTCGCCAAGAACTGAGTTCCCAATTCCTGACAGCGCAAGGTGGAGCCGACATGGGAGCTGCCGCTATCCGCCCATTTTTCCAGTTCCACCAGCAcaaccaccagcaccagcacacCCACCAGCACACCCACCAGCACTTCACCCCGTTCCCGCCAGGCATGGTGCCCACACCCACTCCAGCCATG TATGAGAAATATCCTGGCAAGATGGATGGGCTTCTGAGGCATAAT TTTTATCCTGCGCCATTCCCCCCAACCGTGTCGGGGATCTCCGCTGTGACTTTTGGCTCCCTGCAGGGGGCGTTCCAACCTAAG AGCACTAACCCTGACCTGCCATCCCGGCTAGGCGCTGTCCCACCCAGCTTGTCCCAGAAAGGCACCCAG CTCACGGACCCCTTCAGGCCGACACTGAGA AAGCCTGGGAAGTGGTGCGCCATGCACGTCCGTGTGGCATATATGATCCTGCGGCACCAGGAGAAGATGAAG ctgatgcaGGGTGATCCCCACAAATTGGATTTCCGGAACGACCTCCTCACTTGCATGCCTGGCCCTGGAACCTTtggcagcttgccccacggcCAGGAGCTGACACGCCCTGCCACCCTTTTCACGGCCTCTG GTACTGTCCACCCAGGCAGCGGCTCCTCCTTTGGTCCTGCCAGCACCCCTCACGGCTCCTTCCTCAGCCCCAGCCCCCACATTG ATCCCTTTGGCAGGCCCCCCAGCTTCGCTTCGCTGGGGGCACTCTCCAATGGGGCTTTTGGGGGCCTAGGCAACCCATCCTTCA accctagctcTGTATTTGGgcagaaggacagccctggcgcTCCAGCCTACCCCAGCCCCCAtgatgcatggaaccggctgcaCCGCACAccctcttccttccccactgccccagccTGGCCCAAAGGCGCCACTGGAGATGGGGCTGAGCGCGGAGGTGCCCAGCACGACAAGGAGAGTGAGAAGCCAGAAGGGCCAGTGATCAAGGATGAAAAGGACAG AGATGCCCTCTTCTCCCGCCATCCACTGCGTGCCTCTCCAGCCACACCCACCCCAAAGAACCCAGCACTGGTCCATGAGGACCCCCCAGGCCGGACCCACATGCCAACGGAGCGTGAGCACCGCTATGGTAGCCCCGCAAGTTCAGGTCACACCTCTCGCTCACCTTATCCAGAGCCACCTTTGAAGAAGGAAGTGAAGGTCAAGGAAGAGCCTGAGTTGACCGGGTTTGAGGGGGCGTTGCGCACAGGGGCTCCCTTCCACAGTACCCTGCATGTTTCCCACCCCCTGGGGACACTGGCTGTGTTTGAGCGACCCCCGGCTGGGACTGGTGGAAGTGTCTCCCCATACTTGGTAGCCGGCCCTCCCTCGGCTGCCTCCTATGCTGCGCTCGAAGCTTGGCGTGAGCCCTACCACCGAGGGCTGGAATTGCACCCGCTCCAGCGCCTGCCCCGCTACCTGGAGACCCCAtcgcctgctgccgctgctgctgaggACTACGAACGGGCCCGATTATATGGCCTGGCAcccgcaccccaccccagcctgaTGGCCTACCCCCGCCATCAAAACGGGCTCCTGGCAAAAGCCACCCCCTCGGCCACAGCTGCGGCTGTCGGACTCCTGAGTGCCCCCCCGCCTCTCATCCCTGCTTCAAATGCTCGGCCCTGTTCCCCTCGGCGTGCCACTGACATCCGGGAACTGGCAGCTGCCTACAAGGACCGGGACTCCAGATAG